A stretch of Corallococcus macrosporus DNA encodes these proteins:
- a CDS encoding tail fiber domain-containing protein: protein MSSVRGAGVALSCVVGLLVVSGCGGDGAQGPVGPAGPPGPVEVGTGLKLDGESVSVVYGDGPGTAVEGNDPRLAAAAQAIRNGTEPQDASFAVAGTGQVRGRLTANADVLLDAAVSASEAPPLLRVRNTVSGAGEPTWDRYRVFTVDAAGGVLARGELGYGLIPMTGAGSRMMWHPFKTAFRVGFADTEWDEANVGFMSFAGGNKTRASNFGAFAYGDQCEASGTVAVCLGSNSKALGNGSLAVGLSSTASGASSVAVGFTTVASGQGAVALGYRTTADGDYAAALGQRASTDGRTGAFIWGDASTTAIVTSTANNQFTARAAGGFRFRTNATLTTGCDLPAGSGVFSCTSDRATKEDFRRVDAEAVLAKVAAMPVESWRYSAEAEGVRHVGPVAQDFRAAFGLGTDDKSIGLLDIDGVNMVAIQALARRTEELNAKSAEVDALRAEMAELKRSLSRLEAAVHAKGVKR from the coding sequence ATGTCGTCCGTCCGAGGAGCTGGGGTCGCGCTGAGCTGTGTCGTGGGGCTGCTGGTGGTCAGCGGCTGTGGCGGTGATGGCGCGCAGGGGCCGGTGGGACCGGCGGGGCCGCCGGGGCCGGTGGAGGTGGGCACCGGGCTGAAGCTCGACGGCGAGTCGGTGAGCGTCGTCTACGGCGACGGGCCCGGCACGGCGGTGGAGGGGAATGATCCGCGCCTCGCCGCCGCGGCCCAGGCCATCCGCAACGGGACGGAGCCGCAGGACGCGTCGTTCGCGGTGGCGGGCACGGGGCAGGTGCGCGGCCGGCTGACGGCGAACGCGGACGTGCTCCTGGACGCGGCTGTGTCCGCCAGCGAGGCGCCGCCGCTCCTGCGCGTGAGGAACACCGTGTCGGGAGCGGGCGAGCCCACCTGGGACAGGTACCGGGTCTTCACGGTGGACGCCGCGGGCGGGGTGCTCGCGCGGGGAGAGCTGGGCTACGGCCTCATCCCCATGACGGGCGCGGGGAGCCGGATGATGTGGCACCCGTTCAAGACGGCCTTCCGCGTGGGATTCGCCGACACCGAGTGGGACGAGGCCAACGTCGGCTTCATGTCCTTCGCGGGCGGCAACAAGACCCGGGCCAGCAACTTCGGCGCCTTCGCGTACGGCGACCAGTGCGAGGCCTCCGGCACGGTCGCGGTGTGCCTGGGCTCCAACAGCAAGGCCCTTGGAAACGGGTCCCTGGCCGTGGGCCTCAGCTCCACCGCGAGCGGCGCCTCGTCCGTCGCCGTGGGCTTCACGACCGTGGCCTCGGGGCAGGGGGCGGTGGCGCTGGGCTACCGCACCACCGCGGACGGGGACTACGCGGCGGCGCTGGGGCAGCGCGCGAGCACGGACGGACGCACGGGGGCCTTCATCTGGGGAGACGCCTCCACCACCGCCATTGTCACGAGCACCGCGAACAACCAGTTCACGGCGCGCGCCGCGGGCGGGTTCCGCTTCCGCACGAACGCCACGCTCACCACCGGCTGTGACCTGCCGGCGGGCTCGGGCGTGTTCAGCTGCACGTCGGACCGGGCCACGAAGGAGGACTTCCGCCGCGTGGACGCGGAGGCCGTGCTGGCGAAGGTGGCCGCGATGCCGGTGGAGAGCTGGCGCTACAGCGCGGAGGCCGAGGGCGTGCGCCACGTGGGCCCGGTGGCGCAGGACTTCCGCGCGGCGTTCGGCCTGGGCACGGATGACAAGAGCATCGGCCTGCTGGACATCGACGGCGTGAACATGGTGGCCATCCAGGCGCTGGCGCGGCGCACGGAGGAGCTGAACGCGAAGAGCGCGGAGGTGGACGCGCTCCGGGCGGAGATGGCGGAGCTGAAGCGCAGCCTGTCGCGCCTGGAGGCCGCCGTGCACGCGAAGGGTGTGAAGCGCTGA